A single genomic interval of Carettochelys insculpta isolate YL-2023 chromosome 16, ASM3395843v1, whole genome shotgun sequence harbors:
- the LOC142021846 gene encoding uncharacterized protein LOC142021846 produces the protein MADKPFQGHNQPPPLKGPSLCPPLCTSRVLPSLFVASRAHSCPWKPNDSSCRRMPSLWTPCWQCCAPSLQLHLSSSGGCKVPPGLWDSPLRGTARHPPGYQSLWTHPNSTDWWERVVLGEWGEERWLRNFCMLRQTFEEICHWLTPALRHHDTCMQPALTVEKRVTVAIWKQATPDSYRSVGQQFGVGKATVGAVLMEVVRAINAMLLHGVIHLGDVDNTIASFQDLGFLNCIGALDGTNIPIRAPPHINFGTWNIRSLMDNSDSEQLERCTAVIACKLRRFNINIAALAEMCRPEGEQLREEDRW, from the exons atggctgacaagcccttccagggccacaaccagccgcctcctttaaagggcccctccctctgccctcccctctgcacaagccgagtgctgcccagcctgtttgtggccagcagagcccactcgtgcccatggAAACCCaacgacagctcctgcaggcggatgccctcattatggacgccctgctggcagtgctgtgcaccctcgctgcagctgcacctgagctcatcggggggctgcaaggtccccccagggctgtgggacTCCCCCCTCCGCGGTACCGCCAGGCACCCCCCTGGGTACCaaagcctctggacccaccccaacagcactgactggtgggagcgcgtggtgctgggggagtggggcgaggaaaggtggctgcggaacttctgcatgttgaggcagacctttgaggagatctgccactggctcacccccgcgctccggcaccacgacacctgcatgcagccagccctcaccgtggagaaacgggtcacagtcgccatctggaagcaggccaccccggactcctatcgctccgtgggacagcagttcggggtgggcaaggccactgtcggggctgtccttatggag gttgtcagggccatcaacgcgatgctgctccatggggtcatccacctgggggatgtggacaacaccattgccagcttccaggatctgggcttcctgaactgcattggCGCTTTGGACGGCACAAATATCCCTATCCGTGCCCcgccacaca taaactttggaacatggaatattcggaGTCTAATGGACAATTCAGACAGTGAGCAACTTGAAAGATGCACAGCAGTTATCGCCTGCAAGCTGCGACGATTCAACATtaatatagctgccctggcagaaatgtgTAGGCCAGAAGGagaacagctaagagaagaagacagatGGTAA